The genomic segment GGCGGTGACTTCGATCTCGACGAGCCAGCCTGGATTGACGAGGGCTGAGACACCCATGGTCGAGCGTGCCGGAAGATTGGGCTGGCTGCCGCCAAAGAATTTGCTGTAGCCCTGCGAGAAGCCTTTAAAATCCATCGGCGTCTTGTCGGTGTGGACCAGGTAAACCTGCATCTTCACCACGTCGCCCATGGTGAGACCATAGCCTTCCAGCGAAGCCTTGATCTTCTCCAATATGCTGACGGTCTGCGCTTCGACATCGCCATAGGCCTGCGGGCTACGCGGATCGGCATCCTTGTTGGCGATCGAGGGCACTTGGCCGGACAGGTAATAGGTCGTCACATTGCCGGAGACCTGCACGCTGGAGGCGATTGGCGCGTTGGGAACGGATTTTCTGATGACTTCGGCTTGTGCCGCGAGCGAGACAGTCAGTAACGCGGCGACGCAGGTGCCGAGAGCGAGCCGTGCAGCGGATTTCATCTCAATTGTCCTTCCAATTTTGTTTGCTCAGGTGATCTGAAGCCTGACGCTACTCGCCGTCAGGCTTCAGCGTCAATTCGTAGGTCTCGCTAGTTTGACGTCCTCGGCGGTGACAGCGTCGGTGTATTTGTTGCCGAAGCTGGTGCGCACATAGTTGACGACGGCCGCCACTTGTTCGTCGTTCAGCATGGCACGGAACGGCGGCATGCCTCTCAAGCCGTTGACGACCACTTCGACCGGATAGGCGCCGGCTTCGAGGTTCTTGTTGTTGGCCAGGGCTGGATAAATGCCCGCGCCGACGGCGCCTTTACCGCCTGGCATGTGGCAACCCTGGCAGACGGTGACATAGAGGTTGGGGCCATCCTTCGGGGCGAAGGCGAAGCCAGGCGGGCCGATCGTCGGCTTCAGATCCTGCGCTTGCGTCGTCGACAGCGCGAGCGGCAGTGCGAGCACGCCAAGGACCAAGGCGCGAACCGGGGAGAAAGAGAAACGGATCATGGGAACTCTCCTGTCACGCTTTGACGATGCGTTCATGCAGACGGGTGATGGCATCGAGCGCCGAGAGAATGGCACCCTCCTGCCACCAGTTCACATAGGAGACATGTTCGCCGGCGAGCACCATGCGTCCGTCGATCTGGCATATGTTGTTGTAGTGCTCCTTGCGCGACGCCGGGCTCCACATGCCGCCGCAGCCCAGTGTAAAGGGCATGCGATGCCAGGAGACGGCGACGCCGTTGTCGAATTCGCTCTTGTATTGCGGATGGATCTTGCTGCCGTGCTCCAACGCGAAAGCGATGCGCTCGGGCGCTGTCATGGACGCAAGCGCAAAGGAGTTGGCCTGCACGATCTGATAGGCGCCGAGCAACACGCCGGGGCCCTTGCTGCCAAAGTTGTCGCTGGGATAGGAGATCGTGTTGATCGGTAGGTTGGTGGAACTGATGCCACCATAGATCATCTCGTCCTGTTCCCAGAAACGCCGCTTGAACTGCAGACCCACTTTCACCGAGGTGACATAGGGCACGGCTTCGATGGCGGCCTTCATCTTGGCGCTGACGGTGGTGGGAATCTGGCTCAGGATGGACGCGGGAATGGTGCACACGCACCAGTCGGCCTGGACTTGTTTGGGCGCACCCTTGGCCTTTTGATCGACATAGGTGACGGTGACGCCACGCTCGTCCTGTTTGATCTCCGTCACTTTCGCATTGTAGCGGATGAGGCCGCCGAGTTGCTTGGCGAAGCCCTTGCCGATCATGTCCATGCCGCCGACCGGCTGCAGCATAGTGTTCTGGTGTTCGAACTGGAAGAAGTTGTTGAGATTGCGCCACAGTCCCGACTTGAGAAGGTCCTGCAGTTTCATCGGTTCGCTGGGCGTCGAGGGACCGGCAAGGCCGCCGCCGGGATATCTCTCGTAGCCACGGAGCGTGGCCGCGGCAGCGCTCTTCGTGTAGCGGTATTCGTTGTCGAGGCCGCCCCAGTTTCGCAATGCAGTAAGCAGGGTTTCTTTGTCTTCCTTCGAGACGCTCTCGTCGAGCTTGTCTTGCTGGGCCGACTTGGCGAGCAGGTCGGAGACATGGCCGCGCAGATCGGCGTCGATTTCACGAATGCGCTGCGGCTTGCCGCCGAAGGCGTTCGTTGAATGGAAATAGGCGTTGTGATTCAAGCAAGCGAAAGGCTCGAGCGCGACGCCGAGTTGCCGGCAATAGTCGATCACCGCATGATGATTGTAGGGAATGCGCCAGGGGCCAGGATTGAAATAGTGCCCCTTGGCGAAACCGCAGGTCTGCGTCTCGCCGCCGAGTTCGGTAATTTTGTCGCCGCCACGGATGCTCCAATTCCGGCCGCCGGGGCGTTCATTGTATTCGAGCACCGTCACCTTGTAGCCAGCCTTGCGCAGCTCATAAGCCGCTGTCAGGCCAGCAAGACCGGCGCCCAGAATAAGAACCGACGTCCCCTTCGGTGCGCCTTTCAAATTGGGTGATCCGCGATAGGTGGATTCGCCGGCAAGACCCATGCTGGTCATCGCCTGGTACATCGCCACGCTGCCGGCGGCCATGCCGACCATTGCGAGAAGATCGCGCCGGCTCATGCCGGAATCGTTCTGGGTTTCACTCCCCATCGTCATCAGCCTCCCTGCCCTTGACGTCCTATTCCGAAAATTTCGGAATGCCGACGGTGCACTGCACAAGGGGTGCAGCACATCGTTTCTTCAGCTTCAGCTAGGTTGAAGCGGCGCATTCGTGAGCGCAACCGGTGTTGTGGATCGAAGCCCATATCTGCCGTTGCTATTTCGGCATGAGTCAGTGGCAGACATACTGAGATGTGCGTGGGGCGCGTAGACGCGACTGCTTTGGTTCAGATCGCCATTATTGCGGTGGCTTACAGATCGAATTCGTGGCGCTGATCGGGAAGAAAAAGACCGTTCTGCTTCTAATTCATTGTGATCGGTGATCGCGAGCATCCACTGCAGAGGCTGTTTCTCGGTATGATCGCGGCGATGCTCGCCAGAGCTCCCTAGCGGTTTTCCGGTGGTAGAAATGCATAGTCTAGCGATGCGCACAGACAATGCGGCGATTGCCATTCGATATTCGGCAAATCAGCTTCGCTAAAATCGGATGGTCGCGGAAACGCAGACGCCAGGCGTGCCAACGAGCGGGGCGATGACCTGAGCACCCAGATGTGCTGTCGCGACTTACAAGCGCGGTATTTTCATTCGCTCTGTGACTTGCAGGATCGCTTGCACCACCGCGTCGGGATAGGCCCAGTGCGGCGAATGACCGATGCCGGGCAGTACGGTTAATGTGGCCCCTGGAATGTCCCTGGCGCAGCCGGCACTGTGTATGTGAGTGTAGACGATGCCGTCCTTATCACCTGTGACGATGATGGTGGGCACCGCGATGCTGCGATAACGCGGCGCTTGCCGTTTGACGAAATCTTCGATGACGGCGACATCCTGGGCATTGGCGCGAAAACTCGCCGGCCGCAAAACAAGGTCGATGCCGGTACGGCTGCGATAATCGCCAGGTATCATTTGCGGATGGAAGACAGCCGTTAACGAGGGGGCGATGAGAGCAAGGCCGATCGGCAAAGTGATCGTGTGGGAGAAAAGCGGGCCGATGAACGGCAACGCCGCGGCCGTATAATAAGCCGCGATACCGCCTGGCCAGGGGTGGCTGACGGGTGCGATGAGCACCAATCCTTGGGTGAAGCTGCGGTGATCAAGCGCCAGTTGCAGGGACAATACGCCGGCCAATGAATGACCGACGACGATGGCCTGCGTGACACCGATCTTTTCCGCCGCCGCGCGCAGCAACTGCGCCTGGCGCGCCGGTGAAGCATCGTCGGGGCCGCCGAGGCGCGCGCTTCGGCCCAGGCCTGGTCGGTCGACGCTGATCACGCGATAACCAAGCGCCGCTAATCTACCGGCCAGCGGTAGGCGCATGTCGGCCTCGTTGCCGCTGGCGCCGTGGAGTAGCAAGACCGCGCCCTTCGTGGCGCCTATGGCAGGCGTATCGGTGAAATGGATACGCGCTCCTTCCACGTCGACGAACTGGCCGCGTGCCGGATAAAGCGCATTGAGACGGCGCGTCTGCCAGCCAGTGAACAGGAAGAGCGCCAGCGAAACGGCGAGAAGAGCGGCAAGGACCAGCGCGAGTGCGGAAAGCATCTGCGATCAGAGATCGCGGCCGTCGATTTTCTGGCCGAGTTGTTCGACCAGTTTGCGCACGTCTTCCTGCTTTGGATAAATTTCAAGCGTCTTGCGCATCACGTCGAGCGCGCGCCGGTCGAAGCCATTGCTGTAAAGGATATAGCCGAGCGCGGAGAGGGCGCCGAAATGGCGCGGCTCGAGTACCAGCACCTGGCCGAGATCGGCGACGGCGCCCTGCACGTCATCGGCGCGGTAGCGCGCCGTGGCACGCTGGTTCCAAGCTTCGGCCCATTCCGGTTCGACCACCACCAGTTTGTCGAGCAATTCGGTGGCGGTCTTGAATTCACGCTGGCGCACCGAGCTGAGGGCGCGGCTCATCAACAGATCGGCGGTGTCGGATCCCGAGCGCAGGAAGACGCGCTCGATGGCGCCGGCGACGCCTTTGGCCTCCTCCTCGTCCTCGGCCTTGGCCAGTCGATCAAAGAGTTCGCTCAGGATGCGATCGCGGCCGCGCAGATTGGGGTCATTATGGGAAGGCAGTGTTGGCGCGGCTTGCGGCGCATTGCTTGGCGCCTGGGCTTGGGTTTGAGCCCGGACTTGGACTGGGGCGATAGCGAGCACCGCCAGCAACGCCATGATGGTAAAGGGACGTCGCAGCTTGGAGATCGCCGGCGCGCCAAGCGCGGCCATGGCTGTGTCAGAAGGTGCGGGAGGTAGGGCCTGGTGCATCTGTGCAAAGGTCTCCGAAATCACCGCGGTCAATCGTCCTGAGCGGGACAGTCCCTCTTCCACCCGAAACAGGGAGAAATCAGGGCCTTCAGGCTAGAGCGGCGTCCGACGGACGTCAAAGCCCTGTCTTTCACGATACCGATATTTGCGTGAAACGGGTATTGGCCGCACAAAAAGCGAAAACCCCGGCCGGGGCCGGGGTTTCGAGCAGATTTCCAAGAGACGGGCAGGACTTAGCCCTGACGTGCCTTGAAGCGCTTCTGCACCTTGTTGATGATATAAACGCGGCCCTTGCGGCGCACGAGCTGGTTGGCGCGATGGCGCGTACGCAGCGATTTCAAAGAGTTACGGACTTTCATAGCGGCCACCAAGGAGAATTTCAAAGAAAAGGCCGGGGCAACCCCGGCAATTCGTGACGGGCTTATGCCCCATTTCGTGCTGGCTATCAACCCGTTCTGTCGCCAAATCACATAGATGAATTGGATGACGGGCTTATTGCCAAGCTCGGGCGGCTCAGTTCGCCGGTGCTTTACACTGTCCGGAATAGCTGTCGCCATGGGCGGTCAGCACTTTCGCGTCGGTCTTCAGCACCATCTTGCCATCGGCCGCCCGCTCGGCCTTGAGGGCATACCAATCCTGGATCGGGTGCTGGTTGGGACCGAATTTGAACGGGCCGCGCACGGACGGGATGTTGGCTGCGAGCAGGGCCTTGCGGAAGGCGCTTGGATTGTCGCCGCCGGCCGGATCCTTGGCGAGGCCGGCGCCGATCAGGAGCGCCGCGTCGTAACCCTGTGCCGCGTAATAGGTGATCGGCCGATCGCCATATTTGGCGCGCCAGGCGGCGACGAAGGTTTTGTTGATTGGATTGTCGAAATCCTCATTCCAATGGCTGGTGACCTTCACGCCGATGGCTGCATCCCCCACCGCCTGAGCGATCGCCTGGTCGAGGGAGGCCGGGTGAACGACCATCGGGATTTCCTTGAGCAAGCCGGACTGCTGATACTGGCGCAGGAAGGCGATGCCGAGGCCACCCGGCTCGAACTCATAGACGACATCGGGCTTGGCAGCGCGAATCTGCGCCATCACCACCGCGAAGTCGGTTTGATCGAGGCCGGTATAGGCTTCGCCGACCACGGCGCCTTTGTAGAAGCGCTTGAAGGCTTCCATCGTCTCTTTGCCGGCCTGATAGTTCGGCGCGACGAGGAAGGCGCGCTTGTAGCCAAGCGATTGCGCCAGGGCGCCCGCACTTTCGCCCTGGCTGTCGTCTTGCCAGGAGCTGACGAAATAGTTCGGATGGCATTCCTTGCCGGCGAAGGTCGCCGACGCGGTGTTGGCGCTGACATAGATGGCATTGCTGTCGAGAATCTCCGGCACGGCCGCGAAGGCGACATTGGCGAAAACGACGCCGGTGAAGATCTTGATGCCTTGTTCCGACAGCATCTTGCTGGCGATCTGTTTGGCATTGCCGGGTTTCAGGCTGTCGTCTTCGACGACCAACTGCACGTTTCTGCCGCCGAGCGCGCCCTTGTTGAGATCGATGGCGAGTTGAAAGCCATCGCGAATGTCCTGGCCGAGATAGCCGGCGGGGCCCGAGAGCGTCGTGATCATGCCGACCTTCAATGGCGGCTGCTGCGCGCTGGCCGCGCTGACGCCCAGTGCCAGCAATGCAGTCGGTAGAATGCCCTTCAAACGCATTGTTTCGGTCCCCTCTTCGCATTGCGAGGCCGTTGCGGGCAGGCTGGAGGGGATGTGCCCGAGATCGCGGACACTACATGTTGTCCCTTCGCAGGGTTGCCCAGTCGCAAGACCTCGCATGCAAAACTTGGCGCAATCGCCGGCGCGGTAAATGGAAAACTCGTCATTCAGACATGAGGCGGGGGAATATCGGCCGCCGGGCGCATGATGTTGGTCCGATATGTCTCGGCTCGAAAGATCGGCCGCGGTGCGGCGCAAGGCGCCGATCAACAGCTGGGCCGCAGGGGAAAGGCGGACATGGCTGCGCGTGGTGATGCCGATCGGGCTCTCGGTCACTTCCAGGGTGACCGGCAAGATGGTGAGGCCGCCGCCAGCCACCTCCCGTCGCGCCACCGAGGCGGGAAGAACGCCAAGATAATCGGCGTCGATCAAGAGGGCACGGTTGGCCAGCAGCGACACCGATTCCACCGCGTGCGTCGGCGGTTCAAGTCCTTCTTCGCGGAAAGCCATGTCGATGAGGCGGCGCAGGCTCGTCTGCGCCGGGGGCAAAATCCATTCCCACCCAATGAGATCGGCGAGACTGACGGCGCGTCGCATGGTCAATGGATGGCCATGCCGGGCGACGACGCAGGCGATGTCGTCCATCAGCACTTCTTGCGTCACATTCAGACGGTCGCGCTGCTCGGAAAGGCGCCCCACCACCAGGTCGAGCTCGCCGGACCGTAGGGCCGGCAGCAGTACATCGTCGGTGGCTTCGACCAGTTTAACCACCAGTTTGGGCCGCTCCTTGCGCAGGCGCGCGATGGCTGTTGGCAGCAGTTCGGCGGAGGCCGACAGAAGCGTGCCGACAGCGACGCGACCGCCGGCGCCGTCGCGCAGATCGGCCAGATGTTCCTCTGCGTGCGCCAGTTGCGCGATGATGAGGCGCGCGTGAAACGCCAGCGCCTCGCCATAGACGGTTGTCACGACACCGCGATTGGTGCGATCGAACAGTCGCGTGCCGGTCAGCGCCTCGGTTTCCTGCAAGGCCTTGGTAACCGCCGACTGCGTCATGTTCAGCCGCTCGGCTGCACGGACGAGATTGCCTTCTTCCACAATGGCTACAACCATACGCAAGTGGCGAATGGTGAGCCGGCTGGCGAGTAATGTCATGGCAGCTCGCTTGTTTGGGTCGCGTTTATTGGGACACCTCTCGCTCTGATATTCCCGATGCTCATAGAAATTGCCAGAGAATTCACTTGTCCGATCCCGAGCTGACTGAAACCTTGGCAGTCTGCGAAATGCGGAAGTGCTTGTGGCAGTGGAGCAAAGTCGGACAATGGTGCAGCAAACCGGGGCAGGGCGTCGGGCGGAAATCGCCGGTGCGGGGATTGGCGGCCTGACGGCAGCAGCGGCGTTGGCGCAGCGTGGCTGGTCTGTCACCGTGCACGAGCGCGCGCCGACCCTGCGCACTTTCGGCGCCGGCATCTATATATGGAGCAATGGCCTGCGCGTGTTGAAAGCCATTGGCGCCTATGACCAGGCAACCGTCGGCGCGCATATCGGCCCAGTGTTCCACACCCGTGATCATCACGACGCAACCATGGAAGAGATTCCGATCAACGGTCCGGGCGGTGCGCGGCTCATCACGATTCTGCGCGAGACGCTGATCAATTCGTTGGTTGAGACGTGTCGCAGGAGTGGCGTCGAGATCCTTACGAACTCGGAAGTCACAGGTGCGACGCCAGACGGCGAATTGCTGCTCGCCGATGGTGCGAAGCGCAAGGCCGATCTGGTGGTCGGAGCCGATGGCGTCAACTCCAGAGTGCGCGATAGCCTCGATCTGTTGATGTATCGCAAACAGCTCGGTTACGGCGCCATCCGCATGCTGATCGCGCGCGACGATAGCGATGTGCGGCCTGAAGATCGTGACCGCTATATCGAGTATTTTACCGGTACGCGTCGCATTCTCTATACGCCAGCAAGTAGCACCGATCTTTATGTGGCGCTGTGCTGCGCCTCCGATGACAAGCAGGCCCTGCAAGTGCCTGCCGACCGCGCCTTGTGGACGGATTCCTTTCCGCATCTGGCGTCGCTGGTCGCGCGTTTCGGCGATGCGGGCCGCTGGGATGAATTTGAAGTGATCAAACTGAAGGCCTGGAGCAAGGGCCGCGTCGCGATCCTTGGCGACGCCGCTCATGCGATGCCGCCTTATCTCGGCCAAGGCGGCGGTTGTGCATTGATGAATGGTATCGGTCTGGCCGCAACTGTTGCTGGCGCGCCCGACGTGGCGAAGGCGCTGGTCGACTGGGAAGCACGCGAGCGGCCGATGACCGAACACACCCAAGATACGGCGGAATGTCTCGGGGACATGAACTTTTGGCCCGACGATGTGCGCTCGCAGGTGCTCAAGATTACCGGCCAGTGCCGCGAGATCGCCATGGAGCGGATGAAGACCGCCTTACATGCGCCAACCGCGACGGAAGCGCTTTGATTCACGCGGCCTGATGCGCCGCTCTTTCACTCAACTTGGAGTTCTCGCATGAAATCCGTCAAACTCGGCGCCAATACGTTTTCCTATGACGATGCCGGTGAGGGCGACGTCATTCTGTTGCTTTCGGGCTGGTGCCAGGATCATCGCCTGTTCAAGATGCTGGCGCCGGAACTGGCCAAGACCCATCGCGTCATTCGTCTTGATTGGCGCGGCCATGGCGACCATCGCGAACATGATGGCGACTTCACCACCGCCGATCAGGCGTCCGATGTCATCGCTTTTCTCGATCACATGAACATCGACAAAGCGGTGCCGCTGTCCACCTCCCATGGCGGCTGGGCCAATGTCGAAACCGCTGATCGGCTAGGTATAGCGCGGGTGCCGCGTGTCGTCGTGATCGACTGGATCCAGACGACACCGCCGGAGGATTTTCTGCGGATGATCGATGATTTGCAGGATCGCACCAACTGGGAGAACGGTCGCGGCGATCTCTTCAACTATTGGATCGGCGAAACCAAAAACCAGGACATCATCAATCACGTCAATAACGAGATGGCGAGCTACAGTTTCGAAATGTGGGCCCGATCCGGCCGAGAGATCGCCATTGCCTATCGTAAATGGGGCAATCCGATGCAGCGCATGGCGGCTTTCAAAGAGGCCCGGCCGATCACCCATATCTATTCGCAGCCCTTCGAGCCCGAATACGCGCAGGCGCAGCTCGACTTTGCTACCAGAAACAACTGGTACCGACCTAATAAACTGCCCGGCGCAACCCATTTTCCGACGCTGGAACAGCCGAAGGTGGTCGCCGATACGATACGTGCCTTCCTGCGGTAGAATTATTCGCTCAAATTTTCCGGTAAATGGTTCGTAGATCGCTCGGTAAAGGCTTCGTGATAAACGCCAGCGGTGCTTGGAAAAGTCCTACTGGCGTTTTATGCTCGGCGGCCTCGATCAGCCAACGCTGTCGAGTCCGAGCGCACGAGCGGGATATGACCGGGGTCAGGAAGATCGTCGCGGAGCTTGGCCTGTACGCCCTGGGTTTGTTCCCCGGCGTGGCCTTTCTCTGCGTCATTTGGTTCGCCGCCGTTCAGGACTACTTGTCCGCCGCCATTGCCTTCGTCATCTTTGTCGTTTTTGCCGCGTTCTTTCTCTACCTCGTTCGGAAAATCGACGAGGGTGAAGAGGACTGACATGTCGCGACGGCGCGGCCTTATATCGATGTTATGACGCGACGTGTCAGTATGGGGCTCGCCATGGCACCGGGGTGCCATGCGTTGAACGCATGCGGTGACCCCTTGTCGCAGTCCAAGCACTCGCATACTTGCTGACAACGCTCGGTGGGCAAATTCGGCATGGCCCTCGCGCCTATCGTCGCGTTCTGTCCTCGTGCCTGTCTTGTGCCGCACCCCATGGATGATCGATGACTGCCTTGCCCGTGCGCCTGGCGTTGCTCGCCGGAAATTTCATCACCGGTCTCGTCGTGATGGCGCCGGCTGCCATGCTGCATCCTTTGGCCGAGGGGCTGAATGTCAGTGTGCGCGATGCCGGTTTGCTGGTCACCTATGGCGCGGTGATTCTGTGCATCGCCTCGCCGCTGGTGGCCTGGCTGACCAGCGGGATGGATAGGCGCACGTTGTTGGTCGGTTCGTTGGCGACTGTGGCGCTGGCCCATCTTGCCTCGGCGTTCGCGACATCTTATCCGGCGGTGCTGGCGCTGCGCCTTGTCATGCTGTTCTTCGCGGCGGTGTTCACGCCGCAAGCCGCCGGCACGGTAGCTCTGCTCGTGCCCGAAAAAGACAGGCCCGGCGCCATCGCCTTCGTGTTCATCGGCTGGTCGCTGTCGATTGCTGTCGGCATGCCACTGATGACTTTCCTGGCGACATCGTTTGGCTGGCGTTTCGCTCTTGCCGCCTTGGGGGTCGGCGCGCTGCTCACGGGCGTCTTCGTCTTCGCCGCTTTACCCGGCCGGCTGAAGGGCGCGTCCCTGTCGCTGTCGAGCTGGGCCGCGATCGGGCGCGATCGCGTGATCTTCATCCTGCTGGCGATCACCATTCTGCAGATCAGTGGCCAGCTCGTCGTCTTCACATTCATGGGGCCCTCGCTCAGTCTCATCGGCGCTGGCCCCAGCGTGATCGCTCTGTTCTTTGGTCTGTTCGGCGTCGCCAGTTTTGTCGGCAATATCATTGCGTCGCGTATCGTGGCGCCGCTTGGCGCCTTCGTCACATCGGGAATTTCCACCGGCATGGTCGCCACGGGTCTTTTGCTCTGGGGCTTCGGCGGCAGCCTGCTTTGGGTGATGGGCATTGGCGTCGCCATCTGGGGGCTTGGCTTCGCGGCGTCCAATGCGATGCAGCAGGCGCGACTCTATGGGGCGGCGCCAGCGCTGGCGGCGGTGACCGTCGCGCTCAATACCTCGGCCGTTTACGTCGGCCAGGCGGCCGGCTCCTATGTCAGCGGCGAAATGTTCACGCGCGATCTGACCTCGTTGATGGGTTACGCTGGCGCCGGCTTCGTTCTGGTGGCATGGATGCTCTGGTGGGTCACGCGGCCTCGGGCGGTTGTCAAAACCGCCTGAAGCGCAGTGTGACTGTGCCCGGAGGTTTTGATGACGTCTTCGCCGCTCGCCGATGTTTTGCTTGCAGCGCATAGCAGCGCGACCCAGGCGCGCTATGGCGCGACGCTGGCGCCAGCCAGTGCCGCCGAGGCCTATGCGGTGCAGGTGGCGGTGGCGCAGGGCCTGCAGGCACAGGCAAGTGGCTGGAAGGTCGGCTTTCGGCCGGAAGGCGGCGCTTTCGCCGCGCCGGTTCTGTCGTCAGGTGTCGTGCGGTCCGGCGCGCGCTGGCGGCTCGCGCCGGGTATCGGCGGCGTCAAGATCGAGGCCGAGCTGGCGATCCGTTTTGGCCGCGACCTGCCGCTGCGTCCGGGTCAACCCTATACCCGTGACGATCTGCTGGCCGCGATCGATGAGATTTTCGTCGGCATCGAGCTCGTCGCATCGCGTTTCAGCAATGTGGAAGAAGCGCCCTTTGATGCGCGTGTCGCCGATAATTTCAACAACGGCGCTTATGTGATCGGCGGCGGCACGAAGACTTTCTCGGCGCTCGATCTGTCGCAGATCCGTTGCCGGCTGATGGTCGATGGCGTGGTGAAAAACGATCGCCTGGGCGGTCATGGCGATGGCGATCCGCTGATTCCGGTTGTCGCCTGGGCCAATGTGCAGGCGGATGCTTTTGGCGGGCTGCGTGCCGGTCAGTTCATCACCACCGGCACGCTCAACGATCCGGTGCCGCTTAATGGCCCAGGCAAACTCGAAGCGAGCCTTGAGGGCATCGGCACGGTGAGTGTGGAGATCGTGGTGTAAGGCTCAGCTTTCCACCGCTTCCATCCAGTCGACGAACCGTCCGCCTTCCCGAGGCTGCAGGCTGAGATAGCTGAACGGGCTGTCGATGGCGGCGCCATGCCAATGTTTTTCACCGGGCGCGAACCAGACGGCATCGCCGGCGCGCAATTCCTCCACCGCGCCACCATCGCGTTGGGCGCGGCCAAGGCCGGAGAGCACATAGAGGAACTGGCCGCGTGGGTGGCTGTGCCAATGGGAGATGCTGCCAGGGTCGAAATGGGCGCGCATCGCCGTCATCTCGCCTTCGCCGCCTTCCAGCAGGATCTCTGCCCAGAACGGTTTGCTTGCCGTGCCAGGTGCGGAGGGCTGCGCATTGCCAGGGCGGCGGATGGTCATGCGGTTTGGGTTCGTGCTCATGGCGCGTCTCCCCAGGCGAGCGTTTCCCATCCAGGCTGGCTCATCTGGGCAATGCCGTTGCCAAAGGACCATTCGTCGGGTGTCGACGTGGTGATGAAGGCCATGATGTCTTCTGGCCGTAGGCCAGGCGACTGGCCGAGCAGATCGACGAGCCGCTTGAAAAAGGCCTTCCGCGTTTCCGCCGTGCGCGGTTTGCCAACGCTGATGGCGATCAGCACGAAATCGTCCGAGCGCGGGCCGGCGAGATAGGTGCGGTCGAAGATCAGTTCGTTGGGCTCTTGCTGGTGGATGACCATGAAACGGTCGCGCGGCGGCACGTTGAAGGTTTCGACCATGGCGCGCTGAATGTTCTCCGATAGGGCGCGGAGATATTCGGGCGATTTGCCCTTGAGCAGGGAGACGCGGACAACGGGCATGGAAGGCTCCTGGTCTGGAAAACTTGACAGCCCGATCCTCCCGCCACATGATCATCCCAACAATCAGAATATTATGCATTAATAATCCTGAATTTTGGGATAGTATC from the Beijerinckia sp. 28-YEA-48 genome contains:
- a CDS encoding RidA family protein, giving the protein MKSAARLALGTCVAALLTVSLAAQAEVIRKSVPNAPIASSVQVSGNVTTYYLSGQVPSIANKDADPRSPQAYGDVEAQTVSILEKIKASLEGYGLTMGDVVKMQVYLVHTDKTPMDFKGFSQGYSKFFGGSQPNLPARSTMGVSALVNPGWLVEIEVTAAKVSK
- a CDS encoding cytochrome c, producing MIRFSFSPVRALVLGVLALPLALSTTQAQDLKPTIGPPGFAFAPKDGPNLYVTVCQGCHMPGGKGAVGAGIYPALANNKNLEAGAYPVEVVVNGLRGMPPFRAMLNDEQVAAVVNYVRTSFGNKYTDAVTAEDVKLARPTN
- a CDS encoding flavin monoamine oxidase family protein, which codes for MGSETQNDSGMSRRDLLAMVGMAAGSVAMYQAMTSMGLAGESTYRGSPNLKGAPKGTSVLILGAGLAGLTAAYELRKAGYKVTVLEYNERPGGRNWSIRGGDKITELGGETQTCGFAKGHYFNPGPWRIPYNHHAVIDYCRQLGVALEPFACLNHNAYFHSTNAFGGKPQRIREIDADLRGHVSDLLAKSAQQDKLDESVSKEDKETLLTALRNWGGLDNEYRYTKSAAAATLRGYERYPGGGLAGPSTPSEPMKLQDLLKSGLWRNLNNFFQFEHQNTMLQPVGGMDMIGKGFAKQLGGLIRYNAKVTEIKQDERGVTVTYVDQKAKGAPKQVQADWCVCTIPASILSQIPTTVSAKMKAAIEAVPYVTSVKVGLQFKRRFWEQDEMIYGGISSTNLPINTISYPSDNFGSKGPGVLLGAYQIVQANSFALASMTAPERIAFALEHGSKIHPQYKSEFDNGVAVSWHRMPFTLGCGGMWSPASRKEHYNNICQIDGRMVLAGEHVSYVNWWQEGAILSALDAITRLHERIVKA
- a CDS encoding alpha/beta hydrolase encodes the protein MLSALALVLAALLAVSLALFLFTGWQTRRLNALYPARGQFVDVEGARIHFTDTPAIGATKGAVLLLHGASGNEADMRLPLAGRLAALGYRVISVDRPGLGRSARLGGPDDASPARQAQLLRAAAEKIGVTQAIVVGHSLAGVLSLQLALDHRSFTQGLVLIAPVSHPWPGGIAAYYTAAALPFIGPLFSHTITLPIGLALIAPSLTAVFHPQMIPGDYRSRTGIDLVLRPASFRANAQDVAVIEDFVKRQAPRYRSIAVPTIIVTGDKDGIVYTHIHSAGCARDIPGATLTVLPGIGHSPHWAYPDAVVQAILQVTERMKIPRL
- the ykgO gene encoding type B 50S ribosomal protein L36, which encodes MKVRNSLKSLRTRHRANQLVRRKGRVYIINKVQKRFKARQG
- a CDS encoding ABC transporter substrate-binding protein; amino-acid sequence: MRLKGILPTALLALGVSAASAQQPPLKVGMITTLSGPAGYLGQDIRDGFQLAIDLNKGALGGRNVQLVVEDDSLKPGNAKQIASKMLSEQGIKIFTGVVFANVAFAAVPEILDSNAIYVSANTASATFAGKECHPNYFVSSWQDDSQGESAGALAQSLGYKRAFLVAPNYQAGKETMEAFKRFYKGAVVGEAYTGLDQTDFAVVMAQIRAAKPDVVYEFEPGGLGIAFLRQYQQSGLLKEIPMVVHPASLDQAIAQAVGDAAIGVKVTSHWNEDFDNPINKTFVAAWRAKYGDRPITYYAAQGYDAALLIGAGLAKDPAGGDNPSAFRKALLAANIPSVRGPFKFGPNQHPIQDWYALKAERAADGKMVLKTDAKVLTAHGDSYSGQCKAPAN
- a CDS encoding NAD(P)/FAD-dependent oxidoreductase gives rise to the protein MVQQTGAGRRAEIAGAGIGGLTAAAALAQRGWSVTVHERAPTLRTFGAGIYIWSNGLRVLKAIGAYDQATVGAHIGPVFHTRDHHDATMEEIPINGPGGARLITILRETLINSLVETCRRSGVEILTNSEVTGATPDGELLLADGAKRKADLVVGADGVNSRVRDSLDLLMYRKQLGYGAIRMLIARDDSDVRPEDRDRYIEYFTGTRRILYTPASSTDLYVALCCASDDKQALQVPADRALWTDSFPHLASLVARFGDAGRWDEFEVIKLKAWSKGRVAILGDAAHAMPPYLGQGGGCALMNGIGLAATVAGAPDVAKALVDWEARERPMTEHTQDTAECLGDMNFWPDDVRSQVLKITGQCREIAMERMKTALHAPTATEAL
- a CDS encoding alpha/beta hydrolase encodes the protein MKSVKLGANTFSYDDAGEGDVILLLSGWCQDHRLFKMLAPELAKTHRVIRLDWRGHGDHREHDGDFTTADQASDVIAFLDHMNIDKAVPLSTSHGGWANVETADRLGIARVPRVVVIDWIQTTPPEDFLRMIDDLQDRTNWENGRGDLFNYWIGETKNQDIINHVNNEMASYSFEMWARSGREIAIAYRKWGNPMQRMAAFKEARPITHIYSQPFEPEYAQAQLDFATRNNWYRPNKLPGATHFPTLEQPKVVADTIRAFLR